In Ipomoea triloba cultivar NCNSP0323 chromosome 7, ASM357664v1, a single genomic region encodes these proteins:
- the LOC116025217 gene encoding heterogeneous nuclear ribonucleoprotein F-like isoform X2 has translation MFYRGGDPREMGLKRQRIMDEGSSYYSIPPVSNYTYNPPPPLPPDHPYIGKPPAFPVVRLRGLPFGCTERQIADFLHGLDVVDVVLVHKGGKFTGEAYCVLGYSLQVDFALQRNMQNMGKRYVEVFKSEKKEYYRAVANEFSDARRVSVPKARPSEDGRDFTRSGSILRARPSEDGKDLEEHTGVLRLRGLPFSASKEDIIKFFKDFSLSENSIHLTANSAGKATGEAFVEFSNAEDSKAAMAKDMMTIGSRYIELFLSSREVLEEAVSRGRLLDKQSDDQDLTEGTCVLRMRGLPYSAANDDIKTFFKEFVLSDKSIHIKFKFKRRPTGEGFVEFANPEDAKAALAKDRMTLGSRYIELFPSSLEELNEAVSRVQ, from the exons ATGTTTTACAGAGG TGGTGATCCCAGGGAAATGGGGCTGAAAAGGCAGCGCATAATGGATGAGGGATCTTCTTATTATTCGATTCCGCCAGTTTCAAATTATACTTACAACCCTCCTCCTCCCCTTCCCCCGGATCACCCGTATATTGGCAAGCCTCCAGCTTTCCCTGTTGTACGACTTCGTGGCCTCCCATTTGGTTGCACGGAGCGTCAGATTGCAGATTTCTTGCACGGTTTGGATGTAGTTGATGTGGTGCTTGTTCACAAGGGCGGTAAGTTTACTGGAGAAGCTTATTGTGTTCTTGGATACTCACTTCAAGTCGATTTTGCTCTTCAGAGGAACATGCAGAACATGGGTAAAAGATATGTTGAGGTTTTCAAAAGTGAGAAGAAGGAATATTATAGGGCTGTAGCAAATGAATTCTCGGATGCTCGTAGAGTTTCAGTTCCAAAGGCAAGGCCTTCTGAAGACGGGAGGGACTTTACTCGTAGTGGTTCGATTCTGAGGGCAAGGCCTTCTGAAGATGGGAAGGACTTGGAAGAACATACAGGAGTGCTACGCTTGAGGGGTCTGCCATTCTCTGCTAGCAAGGAAGATATTATAAAATTCTTCAAGGATTTTTCTCTTTCAGAAAACTCGATTCACTTAACTGCCAATTCAGCAGGGAAGGCAACCGGGGAAGCATTTGTTGAGTTCTCAAATGCAGAAGACTCAAAAGCTGCAATGGCTAAGGATATGATGACAATAGGGAGTCGGTATATTGAGCTTTTCCTTTCATCTCGCGAGGTATTGGAGGAAGCGGTTTCAAGGGGCAG ATTATTGGATAAACAATCTGACGATCAGGACCTGACTGAAGGAACATGTGTATTGCGAATGAGGGGGCTACCGTATTCAGCAGCCAACGACGATATCAAAACTTTTTTCAAAGAGTTTGTTTTGTCAGACAAGTCCATTCATATCAAGTTTAAATTCAAAAGGAGGCCTACCGGAGAAGGATTCGTGGAGTTTGCTAATCCCGAGGATGCCAAGGCCGCGCTGGCCAAGGATAGGATGACGCTTGGGAGTCGGTATATAGAGCTTTTCCCTTCATCGCTCGAGGAGTTGAACGAGGCTGTTTCGAGGGTGCAATGA
- the LOC116025217 gene encoding heterogeneous nuclear ribonucleoprotein F-like isoform X1: MFYRGRYFDSGDPREMGLKRQRIMDEGSSYYSIPPVSNYTYNPPPPLPPDHPYIGKPPAFPVVRLRGLPFGCTERQIADFLHGLDVVDVVLVHKGGKFTGEAYCVLGYSLQVDFALQRNMQNMGKRYVEVFKSEKKEYYRAVANEFSDARRVSVPKARPSEDGRDFTRSGSILRARPSEDGKDLEEHTGVLRLRGLPFSASKEDIIKFFKDFSLSENSIHLTANSAGKATGEAFVEFSNAEDSKAAMAKDMMTIGSRYIELFLSSREVLEEAVSRGRLLDKQSDDQDLTEGTCVLRMRGLPYSAANDDIKTFFKEFVLSDKSIHIKFKFKRRPTGEGFVEFANPEDAKAALAKDRMTLGSRYIELFPSSLEELNEAVSRVQ, from the exons ATGTTTTACAGAGG AAGGTATTTTGATAGTGGTGATCCCAGGGAAATGGGGCTGAAAAGGCAGCGCATAATGGATGAGGGATCTTCTTATTATTCGATTCCGCCAGTTTCAAATTATACTTACAACCCTCCTCCTCCCCTTCCCCCGGATCACCCGTATATTGGCAAGCCTCCAGCTTTCCCTGTTGTACGACTTCGTGGCCTCCCATTTGGTTGCACGGAGCGTCAGATTGCAGATTTCTTGCACGGTTTGGATGTAGTTGATGTGGTGCTTGTTCACAAGGGCGGTAAGTTTACTGGAGAAGCTTATTGTGTTCTTGGATACTCACTTCAAGTCGATTTTGCTCTTCAGAGGAACATGCAGAACATGGGTAAAAGATATGTTGAGGTTTTCAAAAGTGAGAAGAAGGAATATTATAGGGCTGTAGCAAATGAATTCTCGGATGCTCGTAGAGTTTCAGTTCCAAAGGCAAGGCCTTCTGAAGACGGGAGGGACTTTACTCGTAGTGGTTCGATTCTGAGGGCAAGGCCTTCTGAAGATGGGAAGGACTTGGAAGAACATACAGGAGTGCTACGCTTGAGGGGTCTGCCATTCTCTGCTAGCAAGGAAGATATTATAAAATTCTTCAAGGATTTTTCTCTTTCAGAAAACTCGATTCACTTAACTGCCAATTCAGCAGGGAAGGCAACCGGGGAAGCATTTGTTGAGTTCTCAAATGCAGAAGACTCAAAAGCTGCAATGGCTAAGGATATGATGACAATAGGGAGTCGGTATATTGAGCTTTTCCTTTCATCTCGCGAGGTATTGGAGGAAGCGGTTTCAAGGGGCAG ATTATTGGATAAACAATCTGACGATCAGGACCTGACTGAAGGAACATGTGTATTGCGAATGAGGGGGCTACCGTATTCAGCAGCCAACGACGATATCAAAACTTTTTTCAAAGAGTTTGTTTTGTCAGACAAGTCCATTCATATCAAGTTTAAATTCAAAAGGAGGCCTACCGGAGAAGGATTCGTGGAGTTTGCTAATCCCGAGGATGCCAAGGCCGCGCTGGCCAAGGATAGGATGACGCTTGGGAGTCGGTATATAGAGCTTTTCCCTTCATCGCTCGAGGAGTTGAACGAGGCTGTTTCGAGGGTGCAATGA